Proteins encoded in a region of the Corynebacterium breve genome:
- a CDS encoding amino acid permease, giving the protein MTEQEQLPVEESGLKRGLKTRHLTMMGLGSAIGAGLFLGTGVGIQAAGPAVIIAYIIAGAITVLIMQMLAEMVAARPSAGSFSTYAEQAFGPWGGFSVGWLYWFMMIMIMGAEMTGASAIMAGWFGIAPWIPALVAVLFFTVVNLAAVRGYGEFEFWFSLIKVAVIAIFLVIGILLIFGLLPAHDPVWLSNIEAVGFMPNGFAGVATALLAVAFAFGGIELVTIAAAESENPKDSVNSAMRSIIWRISVFYIGSVLVIILLLPFNEIAGSDSAADSPFTQVLSLANIPGIVGIMEVVIALALLSAFNAQLYGSSRLLYALAHQKNAPKMFGKTNHQGVPVRSVLVSVFFAFVSVGLQWWNPPGLLAFLLNAVGGCLIVIWFAIIFSYVRLHPQLERSGEITEVRMWGYPWLPWVTAAVVAALVILMLTDPAGRVQVISVSVLVAFIVVCGLVVQRSQKSQ; this is encoded by the coding sequence ATGACAGAACAGGAACAGCTCCCCGTTGAAGAATCGGGACTGAAACGTGGGCTTAAGACCCGCCACTTAACAATGATGGGTTTGGGCTCAGCAATTGGCGCAGGCCTTTTCCTTGGCACTGGCGTAGGAATCCAGGCGGCAGGTCCAGCCGTCATCATTGCCTATATCATCGCAGGTGCCATCACCGTCCTCATCATGCAGATGCTGGCAGAAATGGTCGCGGCCCGACCGTCCGCCGGTTCTTTTTCCACGTACGCCGAGCAGGCCTTCGGTCCGTGGGGTGGTTTTTCCGTCGGCTGGCTGTATTGGTTCATGATGATCATGATCATGGGCGCTGAGATGACGGGCGCATCCGCGATCATGGCCGGTTGGTTCGGTATCGCCCCGTGGATCCCAGCGTTGGTCGCAGTGCTCTTCTTTACCGTGGTCAATCTCGCCGCAGTGCGGGGCTACGGGGAGTTCGAATTCTGGTTCTCGCTGATCAAAGTCGCTGTTATCGCTATCTTCCTTGTTATCGGTATCCTGCTGATCTTCGGGCTGCTCCCGGCACATGACCCGGTCTGGTTGTCCAACATCGAAGCGGTGGGCTTCATGCCAAATGGCTTTGCCGGCGTGGCTACGGCACTGCTAGCAGTCGCGTTTGCTTTCGGTGGTATTGAGCTGGTCACCATCGCCGCGGCTGAGTCGGAGAATCCGAAGGATTCGGTGAACTCCGCCATGCGATCCATCATCTGGCGCATTTCCGTGTTCTACATCGGTTCCGTGTTGGTCATCATTTTGCTGCTCCCGTTCAACGAGATTGCCGGATCTGATTCTGCTGCCGATTCCCCGTTCACACAAGTTCTGTCACTAGCGAACATCCCGGGCATCGTCGGCATCATGGAAGTAGTAATTGCGCTTGCTTTGCTGTCTGCTTTCAACGCCCAGCTTTATGGGTCCTCTCGCCTGCTCTACGCCTTGGCTCATCAGAAGAACGCGCCGAAAATGTTTGGCAAGACCAATCATCAAGGTGTTCCTGTGCGCAGCGTTCTGGTTTCAGTGTTCTTCGCGTTTGTCTCCGTCGGCCTGCAATGGTGGAATCCTCCAGGCCTGCTCGCTTTCCTGCTCAATGCAGTTGGCGGTTGCCTGATTGTCATTTGGTTTGCGATTATCTTCTCCTACGTGCGTCTTCACCCGCAGTTGGAACGATCTGGCGAGATCACCGAGGTACGCATGTGGGGCTATCCTTGGCTCCCTTGGGTTACCGCTGCAGTAGTTGCCGCCCTTGTCATCCTCATGCTCACAGATCCCGCAGGACGCGTCCAAGTCATCTCGGTCAGTGTCTTGGTGGCATTTATCGTCGTCTGTGGCCTCGTCGTCCAGCGTTCCCAGAAATCCCAGTAA
- the folP gene encoding dihydropteroate synthase, whose protein sequence is MAIVNRTPDSFYDKGKTFGIDAALSRCDEVIAQGATIIDVGGVKAGPGDNVDVPEEIDRVVPLIAAVRQRYPDVTISVDTWRADVAEHAIAAGATLINDTWAGWDSELIEVAGQHHVGYVCSHTGGVVPRTRPHRVHFDDVVRDVIEETTALAEKAVSCGVPEQAVFIDPTHDFGKNTFHGLELLRRIDEVVATGWPVLMALSNKDFVGETLDRPVGDRVAGTLAATAWSAARGVAAFRVHEVKETMDVIRMTAAIQGHVPPAHTIRGLA, encoded by the coding sequence ATGGCCATCGTCAACCGGACACCCGATTCCTTTTACGACAAAGGAAAAACGTTTGGCATTGACGCAGCTCTTTCACGTTGTGACGAAGTGATCGCCCAGGGCGCTACGATCATCGACGTGGGAGGGGTCAAAGCGGGCCCTGGTGACAATGTCGATGTGCCCGAGGAAATCGACCGTGTAGTCCCGTTGATCGCAGCGGTTCGCCAACGCTACCCAGACGTGACGATTTCTGTGGACACCTGGCGCGCAGACGTTGCCGAACACGCCATCGCAGCGGGTGCCACTTTAATCAATGACACATGGGCGGGCTGGGACTCGGAGCTCATCGAAGTAGCCGGACAACACCACGTGGGCTATGTGTGTTCTCACACTGGGGGAGTGGTCCCTCGCACACGTCCGCACCGGGTCCACTTTGATGATGTCGTGCGCGACGTGATCGAGGAAACCACAGCACTCGCAGAAAAGGCTGTGTCCTGTGGTGTTCCAGAACAAGCCGTTTTTATCGATCCGACGCACGACTTTGGCAAGAACACATTTCATGGCTTGGAGCTGCTGCGCCGCATCGACGAGGTGGTCGCTACTGGGTGGCCGGTGCTGATGGCGTTGTCAAACAAGGACTTCGTGGGCGAAACCTTGGATCGTCCCGTAGGGGATCGAGTCGCCGGAACCCTCGCGGCCACCGCGTGGTCAGCGGCCCGTGGTGTGGCGGCGTTTCGCGTCCACGAAGTCAAGGAAACTATGGATGTCATCCGCATGACGGCTGCCATCCAAGGTCATGTACCCCCGGCTCACACCATTCGAGGCTTGGCATGA
- a CDS encoding succinyltransferase, protein MRDMTVGAHAIGIANIGMDGTILDTWYPDPELIEGEEAQGLVSGSHRLGANHLPARLLQLVRLDEDRMVEQVAVRTTIADLSQPPVDAHDVYLRLHLLSHRIIKPLELNMEDLLEHLVPVVWTNKGPCLPDNFEFVRGVLRTRGLIHVYGIERLPRMVDYVVPAGVSIAEAERVRLGAYLAPGTNVLREGYVSYNAGSLGASRIEGRLSSSVVVGEGTDVGLSATILALHDEGHNRVPLHLGKNCTMKPSAGLLGIEMGDNCTLGTNVMLEPTTMVHDAQSGETVSALDLSGKSNWSINTEPNFDIPVLRWV, encoded by the coding sequence ATGAGGGACATGACTGTCGGAGCGCACGCAATTGGTATCGCCAACATTGGCATGGACGGCACGATCCTGGATACGTGGTACCCAGATCCTGAACTTATCGAAGGAGAAGAAGCACAGGGCCTGGTCTCCGGATCACACCGCCTAGGCGCAAATCACTTGCCGGCGCGCCTGTTGCAACTGGTTCGCCTTGACGAAGACCGCATGGTCGAACAAGTGGCAGTTCGCACAACTATCGCCGATCTCAGCCAACCACCTGTTGACGCCCACGATGTCTACCTCCGACTGCACCTGCTCTCCCACCGCATCATTAAGCCCCTCGAGTTGAATATGGAAGACTTGCTGGAGCACCTCGTTCCGGTCGTATGGACCAACAAGGGCCCATGCCTTCCCGACAACTTCGAATTTGTCCGCGGCGTCCTGCGCACCCGCGGACTGATCCATGTCTACGGCATCGAACGCCTGCCTCGTATGGTTGACTATGTTGTCCCAGCCGGCGTGTCTATTGCTGAGGCCGAGCGCGTTCGCTTGGGCGCTTACCTCGCGCCTGGCACCAATGTCTTGCGTGAAGGCTATGTCTCCTACAACGCGGGGTCACTCGGCGCATCCCGCATCGAGGGGCGCCTGTCCTCCTCCGTCGTCGTCGGCGAAGGCACCGATGTAGGACTCTCTGCAACAATCCTCGCGCTTCACGACGAAGGCCATAACCGAGTTCCACTCCACCTTGGCAAGAACTGCACCATGAAACCGTCCGCGGGTTTGCTTGGCATCGAGATGGGCGACAACTGCACGCTTGGCACCAACGTCATGCTTGAGCCGACCACGATGGTTCATGATGCTCAATCCGGCGAGACGGTCTCTGCACTCGACTTGTCCGGCAAGTCCAACTGGTCCATTAATACAGAGCCAAACTTCGACATCCCGGTTCTGCGCTGGGTCTAA
- a CDS encoding TIGR00730 family Rossman fold protein, with translation MAPEITPQPSKRRLLRGPLLLRNDDTEGSTFDQRLLEAGADHDWKHADPWRILRIQSEFVSGFDALTDLPKAVTVFGSARLNEGTPEYEQSRQLGAALVEAGYAVITGGGPGLMEGPNRGAHEAEGLSVGLGIELPHEQRLNDWVDVGINFRYFFVRKTMFLKYSQAFITLPGGFGTMDELFEVLCMVQTGKVTNYPIVLMGVDFWSPLVEWIETQLKGRGLISPEDTELFLLTDSIEEAVNHIVEAHKVMPDGRLTGNKDSLDEAQKYAE, from the coding sequence GTGGCACCTGAAATCACGCCGCAGCCATCGAAACGCCGCCTTCTACGGGGTCCATTGCTTCTGCGCAACGATGACACAGAAGGATCGACCTTTGACCAGCGTCTATTGGAAGCAGGTGCAGATCATGATTGGAAACATGCTGATCCGTGGCGCATTCTCCGTATCCAAAGCGAATTTGTTTCTGGCTTCGACGCGCTGACCGACCTACCTAAGGCAGTCACTGTCTTTGGCTCCGCTCGCTTGAACGAAGGCACCCCGGAGTACGAACAGTCTCGACAGCTTGGCGCAGCGCTTGTTGAAGCTGGATACGCCGTGATCACTGGCGGGGGTCCGGGATTGATGGAAGGCCCGAATCGAGGAGCGCACGAGGCCGAGGGCCTCTCTGTTGGCCTCGGCATCGAGCTACCTCACGAGCAGCGTTTGAATGACTGGGTCGACGTGGGTATCAACTTCCGATACTTCTTCGTGCGCAAGACGATGTTCCTGAAATACTCTCAAGCTTTCATCACTCTGCCAGGTGGTTTTGGCACGATGGATGAGCTCTTCGAGGTGCTGTGCATGGTCCAGACCGGGAAAGTGACCAACTACCCGATCGTGCTGATGGGCGTGGACTTCTGGTCGCCACTGGTCGAATGGATCGAAACTCAGCTCAAGGGCCGCGGTCTCATTTCCCCAGAAGACACCGAGCTGTTCCTGTTGACCGACTCCATCGAAGAGGCTGTGAACCACATCGTCGAAGCACATAAAGTTATGCCCGACGGCCGACTCACCGGGAACAAGGATTCCCTCGACGAGGCACAAAAGTACGCCGAGTAA